Proteins from one Aulosira sp. FACHB-615 genomic window:
- the gap gene encoding type I glyceraldehyde-3-phosphate dehydrogenase: MTKLKVGINGFGRIGRLVLRAGIYNPNIEFVGINDLVPPDNLAYLLKYDSTHGKFKGKVEAKEDGIVIDGHFVPCVSVRNPAELPWGKLGADYVVESTGLFTDYEGASKHLTAGAKRVVISAPTKEPDRVKTLLMGVNHHLFDPSKDLVVSNASCTTNCLAPIAKVINDQFGLTEGLMTTVHAMTATQPTVDGPSKKDWRGGRGAAQNIIPSSTGAAKAVALVLPELKGKLTGMAFRVPTPDVSVVDLTFKTAKATSYKEICAAMKEAATGELAGILGYTDEEVVSTDFQGDTHSSIFDAGAGIELNSNFFKVVSWYDNEWGYSNRVVDLLLSMAQKEQLLTVAA, translated from the coding sequence TTGACGAAGTTAAAAGTTGGTATTAATGGATTTGGTCGTATTGGCCGGCTAGTGCTGCGGGCTGGCATTTATAACCCTAACATTGAGTTTGTGGGGATTAACGACTTAGTACCACCAGATAACCTCGCTTACCTGTTGAAATATGATTCCACTCACGGTAAGTTTAAAGGCAAAGTGGAAGCCAAGGAAGATGGCATTGTCATTGATGGACATTTTGTTCCTTGTGTTTCCGTGAGGAATCCTGCGGAATTGCCTTGGGGTAAATTAGGCGCAGATTATGTAGTGGAATCTACTGGACTCTTCACTGATTATGAAGGCGCAAGCAAACACCTAACAGCAGGTGCAAAGCGCGTTGTTATCTCTGCCCCTACAAAAGAGCCAGACAGAGTTAAAACTTTGCTGATGGGTGTAAATCATCACTTATTCGACCCCAGCAAAGATTTAGTTGTTTCCAATGCCAGCTGCACTACAAATTGTCTCGCTCCCATTGCTAAAGTCATCAATGATCAATTTGGTTTAACCGAAGGCTTGATGACTACAGTACATGCCATGACTGCCACTCAACCCACCGTAGACGGCCCCAGTAAAAAAGACTGGCGGGGTGGTCGAGGCGCAGCCCAAAATATTATTCCTTCATCCACGGGTGCAGCAAAAGCAGTGGCTTTGGTATTGCCAGAATTAAAGGGTAAGTTAACCGGAATGGCTTTTCGCGTTCCTACCCCTGACGTTTCAGTGGTTGACCTCACCTTTAAAACTGCAAAAGCTACTAGTTACAAAGAAATCTGTGCAGCTATGAAGGAAGCTGCAACAGGTGAATTAGCCGGAATTTTAGGCTACACCGACGAAGAAGTCGTATCTACAGATTTTCAGGGTGATACTCATTCCAGTATTTTCGACGCAGGTGCCGGAATTGAGTTAAACTCCAACTTCTTCAAAGTTGTTTCTTGGTATGACAACGAATGGGGCTACTCGAACCGGGTGGTAGACCTGTTGTTATCGATGGCACAAAAAGAACAACTGTTGACTGTAGCAGCTTAA
- the pyk gene encoding pyruvate kinase, with product MRRTKIICTVGPASSAPEKLQALVEAGMNIARLNFSHGAHEFHGQTAKYLRQISADRQKPVAIMQDLCGPKIRLGVLPPEGLNVEAGEEVTFVLQDKGNSIDELPLPLPTLFAMVRPGEPILINDGRVKLIVTDRDADKIRALVKIGGLISTHKGVNLPETPLPVSSITEKDLMDLRFGIQIGVDFAAVSFVRSPQDLEPAQRMIEAAGAAIRLIAKIERPEAVERFDSILQVADGIMIARGDLGVEVPIHEVPLIQKDIIRRCNQAGKPVITATQMLESMISSPDPTRAEATDVANSILDGTDAVMLSGETAVGQYPVAAVQIMHNIAVRTEQALQEGGKHSWCHEAGSLSVTESVAEAVCRIAYETGAKAILCNTTSGSTAKLVSKYRPSAPIIALTPDENSYRQLALSWGIEPIFIPPVHNAEEMFINVVNTVADTGLVNEGDKVVITSGVPIGKSGTTSLIKVHSIGQPILA from the coding sequence ATGCGTCGAACCAAAATTATTTGCACTGTTGGCCCTGCTAGTTCTGCACCGGAAAAACTACAAGCCCTTGTAGAAGCTGGGATGAATATAGCGAGGTTAAACTTTTCACACGGCGCTCATGAATTTCACGGACAAACGGCTAAATATTTACGGCAAATTAGTGCCGATCGCCAAAAGCCAGTGGCAATTATGCAAGACCTTTGTGGCCCGAAAATTCGTCTAGGAGTTTTACCACCCGAAGGACTAAATGTCGAAGCTGGGGAAGAAGTCACATTTGTTTTGCAGGACAAAGGCAATAGTATCGACGAACTGCCTTTACCCTTGCCGACTTTGTTCGCAATGGTTAGACCAGGGGAACCGATTTTAATTAATGATGGACGTGTAAAGTTAATTGTCACCGATCGCGATGCCGATAAAATTCGGGCGTTGGTGAAAATTGGCGGGTTAATTTCCACCCACAAGGGCGTTAATCTGCCAGAAACACCATTACCCGTAAGTTCAATCACCGAAAAAGACTTGATGGATTTACGCTTTGGCATCCAGATAGGTGTAGATTTTGCGGCGGTTTCCTTTGTGCGATCGCCCCAAGATTTAGAACCTGCCCAACGGATGATTGAAGCTGCTGGGGCTGCAATTCGTTTAATTGCCAAAATCGAAAGACCAGAAGCAGTTGAGCGTTTTGACTCCATCTTACAAGTTGCTGACGGCATTATGATTGCCCGTGGCGATTTGGGAGTAGAAGTGCCAATTCACGAAGTTCCCCTGATTCAAAAGGATATTATTCGCCGTTGTAATCAGGCTGGTAAACCCGTGATTACTGCTACCCAAATGTTGGAGTCAATGATTAGTTCACCAGACCCCACCCGCGCCGAAGCCACCGACGTGGCTAACTCCATTTTGGATGGTACTGATGCCGTCATGCTTTCTGGAGAAACAGCCGTTGGTCAATATCCTGTAGCGGCGGTGCAAATTATGCACAACATCGCTGTACGGACAGAACAAGCTTTGCAAGAAGGTGGTAAACATTCCTGGTGTCACGAAGCAGGTAGTCTCAGTGTTACCGAATCGGTGGCTGAAGCAGTATGTCGCATCGCTTATGAAACAGGCGCAAAGGCAATTCTTTGTAATACCACCTCTGGTAGTACAGCTAAATTAGTGTCCAAATACCGTCCTTCCGCGCCGATTATTGCCCTCACCCCTGATGAAAATTCCTATCGCCAACTAGCACTTTCTTGGGGAATTGAACCTATATTCATTCCCCCAGTTCACAATGCGGAGGAAATGTTTATCAACGTCGTCAACACAGTTGCAGACACGGGTTTAGTCAATGAAGGCGATAAAGTGGTAATTACTTCCGGCGTTCCAATTGGTAAATCAGGCACAACTAGTTTAATCAAAGTGCATTCTATTGGACAGCCGATTCTCGCTTGA
- the sbcC gene encoding exonuclease subunit SbcC, translating to MIPVQLILKNFLSYRDATLDFRGLHTACISGSNGAGKSSLLEAITWAIWGESRAAVEDDVIHAGAKEVRVDFTFHINQQLYRVIRTRIRGATSVLEFQIETPAGFRPLTGKGVRATQDLILEHIKLDYDTFINSAYLRQGRADEFMLKRPTERKEILAELLKLTQYDDLEERAKESSRQYKARAEELERSLEAIKIQLQQREFTEAQRVELEAELNQLQQVQAFENIQLQSLQVVQHQRQNWEQQLSFVRQQYQNLTQDCDRLHQEQSSVKTQLAELAAILDQEAEIKNGYAHYQSLQSQEEAFAAKFEQHTRATTLRQQKQQQLTQQIHEIERQLQQVQAQLEALAQQEQEIQHTLSKSGEVEAALGQLNAARRRVTQLDELQMQVSPLLQHRQSLQTYLDRIQASLVARLEQIQATENQLQRASQRHPELQQAVMAVAMQIEQMEKERVYLQRVQEKGQERRHFIERLQGQQREYERLLGELDQKLQMLRNPDAICPLCERPLDEHHWNRVADKTKSEYKETEEQLWVFREQLACTDREIQALRQEYRAISQKLSPYDSLREQRGQLAAQLESTSDAEEQLEQLAQERQHLERSLQVGDYAQDKQQELRKLDEYLQQLNYNEQDHALARSEVERWRWAEIKQGQIKDALKRQTQLAARKPELQATIAQLQTRIQQEHTDSECAQQINALERQITEIGYSAEQHNNLRQAVRQSQGWQLRYQQLLSAQQQYPQLQERLQELEAAKTTRLNERQQLASQIDEIVQQLAQSANPIEQIQALEQQLAIRRRQLDEQIAKLGRLEQLAHQLETLQVQYEEQQQQLQACKKQYRVYHELALAFGKNGIQALMIENVLPQLEAETNQLLARLSANQLHVQFVTQKAGRSGKSTKKNAKLIDTLDILIADAKGTRAYETYSGGEAFRINFAIRLAMAKLLAQRAGAALQLLIIDEGFGTQDAEGCDRLIAAINAIAADFACILTVTHMPHLKEAFQARIEVHKTQQGSQVRLSV from the coding sequence CAAAAACTTCCTTAGTTACCGTGATGCTACTTTAGATTTTCGTGGTTTGCATACGGCTTGTATTTCTGGTTCTAATGGTGCGGGTAAATCGTCTTTGCTTGAGGCGATTACATGGGCAATTTGGGGTGAAAGTCGTGCTGCTGTTGAAGATGACGTGATTCACGCCGGGGCTAAAGAAGTCCGCGTTGATTTCACGTTTCACATTAACCAGCAACTTTATCGCGTCATTCGCACCAGAATTAGAGGTGCAACCAGTGTTTTAGAATTTCAAATCGAAACGCCTGCTGGTTTTCGTCCGTTGACTGGTAAAGGAGTACGGGCAACACAGGACTTGATTTTAGAACATATCAAACTCGATTACGATACTTTTATTAATTCTGCTTACTTGCGTCAAGGTCGTGCGGATGAATTTATGTTGAAGCGCCCGACAGAACGTAAGGAAATTTTGGCAGAGTTGTTAAAACTCACCCAGTATGATGATTTGGAAGAACGGGCGAAAGAATCTTCCCGACAATATAAAGCGAGGGCGGAAGAATTAGAGCGTTCTTTGGAAGCGATTAAAATTCAGCTGCAACAGCGAGAATTTACAGAAGCGCAACGGGTAGAATTAGAAGCCGAACTGAATCAGCTTCAACAGGTGCAAGCTTTTGAGAATATTCAATTACAAAGTTTGCAGGTTGTCCAGCACCAGCGACAAAATTGGGAACAACAACTGAGCTTTGTAAGGCAACAATATCAAAATTTAACCCAAGATTGCGATCGCCTCCACCAAGAACAATCATCTGTTAAAACCCAACTGGCAGAGTTAGCCGCTATCTTAGATCAAGAAGCAGAAATTAAAAACGGTTACGCCCATTATCAAAGTCTCCAATCTCAAGAAGAAGCTTTTGCAGCTAAATTTGAACAACACACCCGCGCCACAACATTGCGTCAACAAAAGCAGCAACAATTAACTCAGCAAATTCACGAAATTGAAAGACAACTCCAACAAGTCCAAGCCCAACTGGAAGCCTTAGCACAGCAAGAACAGGAAATTCAGCACACCCTCAGTAAATCAGGCGAAGTCGAAGCCGCATTAGGACAACTCAACGCCGCCCGTCGTCGGGTGACGCAGTTGGATGAATTACAGATGCAGGTTTCGCCTTTATTGCAACATCGTCAAAGTTTGCAAACTTATTTAGATAGAATCCAAGCTAGTTTAGTCGCCAGATTAGAACAAATTCAAGCTACAGAAAATCAACTACAACGCGCCTCCCAACGCCACCCGGAATTGCAACAAGCGGTGATGGCGGTGGCGATGCAAATTGAACAAATGGAGAAAGAGCGGGTTTATCTGCAACGGGTTCAAGAAAAAGGTCAAGAAAGAAGGCACTTTATTGAGCGCCTGCAAGGGCAACAACGAGAATATGAGAGGTTATTAGGCGAATTAGACCAAAAATTACAAATGCTCCGCAATCCTGATGCAATTTGCCCATTGTGTGAACGTCCATTAGATGAGCATCATTGGAATCGGGTTGCTGATAAAACTAAATCGGAGTACAAGGAAACTGAGGAGCAATTGTGGGTATTTCGTGAGCAATTAGCTTGTACAGACAGAGAAATTCAGGCTTTGCGGCAAGAATACCGGGCAATTTCCCAAAAATTGTCCCCTTATGATTCTTTGCGAGAACAACGCGGACAATTAGCCGCCCAACTAGAATCAACCAGCGATGCAGAAGAACAGTTAGAACAACTGGCGCAGGAAAGACAACATTTAGAGCGATCGCTCCAAGTGGGTGATTATGCCCAAGATAAACAGCAAGAACTGAGAAAATTAGACGAATATCTGCAACAATTAAATTACAATGAGCAAGACCATGCCTTAGCACGGAGTGAAGTCGAAAGATGGCGCTGGGCAGAAATTAAACAAGGGCAAATTAAAGACGCACTCAAACGCCAAACTCAATTAGCCGCCCGCAAGCCAGAATTACAAGCAACTATCGCCCAATTACAAACCAGAATTCAGCAAGAACACACTGATTCTGAATGCGCCCAACAAATTAACGCCCTAGAGCGTCAAATTACAGAAATTGGTTATAGTGCAGAGCAGCATAATAACCTACGTCAAGCCGTCCGCCAAAGCCAAGGTTGGCAGTTACGTTATCAACAATTACTCTCAGCCCAACAGCAGTATCCCCAATTGCAAGAGAGATTACAAGAACTAGAAGCGGCGAAAACTACTCGGTTAAACGAACGACAACAACTCGCCAGCCAAATTGATGAAATTGTCCAACAACTAGCCCAGTCTGCCAACCCGATTGAGCAAATTCAAGCTTTAGAACAGCAATTAGCTATCCGCCGCCGACAACTCGATGAACAAATCGCCAAATTAGGGCGTTTAGAACAACTCGCCCATCAATTAGAAACCTTGCAAGTGCAGTATGAAGAACAACAACAACAACTGCAAGCTTGTAAAAAACAGTACCGTGTTTACCATGAGTTAGCTTTGGCGTTTGGTAAAAATGGTATCCAAGCACTGATGATTGAAAACGTACTACCCCAACTAGAAGCTGAGACAAATCAGTTATTAGCGCGGTTGAGTGCCAATCAATTGCATGTACAATTTGTTACGCAAAAAGCAGGCAGAAGCGGCAAATCTACTAAGAAAAATGCCAAATTGATTGATACCTTAGATATTCTAATTGCCGATGCCAAAGGAACCCGCGCTTATGAGACTTACTCTGGTGGGGAAGCCTTTAGAATTAACTTTGCCATTCGGTTAGCAATGGCGAAATTATTAGCACAAAGGGCGGGTGCGGCGTTGCAACTGTTAATTATCGACGAAGGCTTTGGTACACAAGATGCCGAAGGATGCGATCGCCTGATTGCTGCCATAAATGCGATCGCTGCTGATTTCGCCTGTATCCTTACCGTCACCCACATGCCCCACCTCAAAGAAGCCTTTCAAGCCAGAATTGAAGTGCATAAAACTCAACAAGGTTCACAGGTAAGGTTGTCGGTTTAG
- a CDS encoding phosphoketolase, translating to MTLAISPQTKPLTDEELQKINAYWRAANYLSVGQIYLLDNPLLRETLKIEHVKPRLLGHWGTTPGLNLIYVHLNRIIKKYDTDIIYIAGPGHGGPGLVANTYLEGTYSEYYPNISQDAEGMQQLFKQFSFPGGIPSHVAPETPGSIHEGGELGYALVHAYGAAFDNPDLIVAAVVGDGEAETGALAASWHSNKFLNPVNDGAVLPILHLNGYKIANPTVLSRLSDEELESLFVGYGYKPYFVEGSEPTDVHQQMAATLDTIISEIQNIQREARVHGFTERPRWPMIILRTPKGWTGPKEVDGKKTEDFWRSHQVPFGAIAQQPQHLKLLEDWMKSYKPEELFDANGKLIPELAQLAPTGLRRMGDNPHANGGILLRDLRMPNFQDYAVHIPQPGKVEAEATKVTGQFLRDVMKLNLDSRNFRVFGPDETASNRLDAIFEVTDRTWVSKILPEDEHLSPNGRVMEILSETNCQGWLEGYLLTGRHGFFSCYEAFIHIIDSMFNQHAKWLKTTRHISWRRPVASLNYLLTSHVWRQDHNGFSHQDPGFIDHVVNKKSEVIRVYLPPDANTLLSVTDHCLRSRNYVNVIIAGKQPALQYLDMDAAIKHCTKGIGIWEWASNDQGSEPDVVMACAGDVPTLETLAAVDMLRQFFPDLKVRVVNVVDLMTLQPKSEHPHGLSTKDFDTIFTTDKPIIFAFHGYPWLIHRLTYRQTNHQNLHVRGYKEEGTTTTPFDMVVLNDLDRYHLVMDVIDRVPKLGYKAAYIKQHLQDKLIEHKHYISQYGEDMPEIRNWQWPY from the coding sequence ATGACTTTAGCAATCTCTCCACAAACAAAGCCTTTAACAGACGAAGAATTGCAGAAAATTAACGCCTACTGGCGGGCGGCGAACTATTTGTCAGTAGGGCAAATCTATCTACTAGACAATCCACTGCTGAGAGAAACCCTGAAAATCGAACACGTCAAACCCCGACTTTTAGGACATTGGGGAACAACACCAGGGCTGAATTTGATTTATGTCCATCTCAACCGCATCATTAAAAAATATGATACGGACATCATTTATATTGCTGGCCCTGGTCATGGTGGCCCTGGCTTAGTAGCGAACACCTACCTAGAAGGAACTTACAGCGAATATTATCCCAACATTTCTCAAGATGCTGAGGGAATGCAGCAGTTGTTTAAACAGTTTTCTTTCCCTGGTGGGATTCCTAGCCATGTCGCCCCCGAAACCCCTGGTTCAATTCACGAAGGTGGGGAATTAGGTTATGCCTTAGTTCATGCTTACGGTGCAGCTTTCGACAACCCTGATTTGATTGTGGCGGCAGTTGTAGGTGATGGTGAAGCCGAAACCGGGGCTTTAGCTGCTAGTTGGCATTCTAATAAGTTTCTCAACCCTGTAAATGACGGGGCAGTTTTGCCGATTCTGCACCTCAATGGGTATAAAATTGCTAACCCCACAGTGTTGTCACGGTTAAGCGACGAAGAATTAGAAAGCTTATTTGTGGGCTATGGCTATAAACCTTACTTTGTCGAAGGTTCTGAACCCACAGACGTGCATCAACAGATGGCAGCAACCTTAGATACAATCATTTCCGAAATTCAAAACATCCAAAGAGAAGCCCGCGTACATGGATTTACAGAACGTCCACGCTGGCCGATGATTATTTTGCGAACTCCCAAAGGCTGGACAGGGCCAAAAGAGGTTGATGGCAAGAAAACCGAAGATTTTTGGCGATCGCATCAAGTCCCCTTTGGAGCGATCGCTCAACAGCCACAACATTTAAAATTACTCGAAGACTGGATGAAGAGTTACAAACCCGAAGAACTCTTCGACGCAAACGGTAAACTCATTCCCGAACTCGCCCAATTAGCCCCCACAGGCCTGCGGCGGATGGGCGATAATCCCCACGCCAACGGCGGTATCTTGTTGCGTGATTTGCGAATGCCCAACTTCCAAGATTATGCCGTACATATTCCCCAACCCGGCAAAGTCGAAGCAGAAGCCACCAAAGTCACAGGCCAATTCCTCCGGGATGTGATGAAACTCAACCTCGACAGCCGGAATTTCCGCGTTTTTGGCCCTGATGAAACCGCCTCCAATCGTTTAGATGCCATCTTTGAAGTCACTGATAGAACTTGGGTTTCCAAAATCCTGCCCGAAGACGAACACCTCTCACCCAACGGTCGGGTAATGGAAATTCTCAGCGAAACCAATTGTCAAGGTTGGTTAGAAGGCTATCTCCTGACTGGTCGTCATGGATTCTTCTCCTGCTACGAAGCATTTATCCATATCATTGACTCCATGTTCAACCAGCACGCCAAATGGTTGAAAACCACTCGCCATATTTCCTGGCGCAGACCAGTTGCTTCCCTAAATTACTTACTCACCTCTCACGTTTGGCGACAAGACCACAACGGCTTCTCGCACCAAGACCCTGGTTTTATAGACCATGTAGTCAACAAAAAATCAGAAGTAATTCGCGTCTATCTTCCCCCCGATGCCAACACCTTACTTTCTGTAACCGACCACTGCCTAAGAAGCCGGAACTATGTCAACGTGATTATTGCCGGCAAACAACCAGCCTTGCAGTATCTGGATATGGATGCAGCCATTAAACACTGCACCAAAGGCATAGGCATTTGGGAATGGGCAAGTAACGACCAAGGTAGTGAACCAGATGTAGTCATGGCTTGTGCTGGGGATGTACCCACCTTAGAAACCTTGGCGGCTGTGGATATGCTGCGTCAATTCTTCCCAGACTTAAAAGTTAGGGTGGTCAACGTCGTTGATTTGATGACATTACAGCCAAAAAGTGAGCATCCTCACGGTTTAAGTACCAAAGACTTCGATACAATTTTCACAACCGATAAACCAATTATCTTCGCCTTTCATGGCTATCCTTGGTTAATCCATCGGTTAACCTATCGGCAAACCAATCATCAGAACCTCCATGTCCGTGGTTACAAAGAAGAAGGCACGACCACAACACCCTTTGATATGGTGGTTCTCAACGACCTCGATCGCTATCATCTAGTTATGGATGTAATTGATCGCGTGCCGAAACTAGGTTACAAAGCCGCATACATCAAACAACACCTGCAAGATAAGCTGATCGAACACAAACACTACATTTCCCAGTACGGCGAAGATATGCCCGAAATCCGCAACTGGCAGTGGCCGTATTAA